From the genome of Spirosomataceae bacterium TFI 002, one region includes:
- a CDS encoding ABC-type transport system, involved in lipoprotein release, permease component, which yields MILKTAWRDLKKGKVYSAITIAGLGIAMAAVTLIFLWVQNEYRFDSYHSKADRIYRLNTHLQIGSNDTWHWPHTPLLLAESVEAKIPEITDFTRMTMSYGNEVLKYNNALIKNKNLVFVDQNWLEVFDYKFLKGNVESFKANPFGIVLTESRAQEVFGSSDPIGKIIQMDDKNLEVAGVVEDNPSNSSFQFEAFAPIGSQYPNEEQKKNDRELNNFNYQTFLVASNQSINESKVSEKITTLFAEMRADTSKDTSLELAQLKGIHFDNVVVSEDLVSPVDTKNLMIFGLIAIFILMIACINYVNLTTARANQKSKEVGIKKIIGASRTHLFWQFIGSSALMSVIAALLAALLIVLLLPYQELLFATKFSLANNPSIWLILFGTTLTAIVLSGIYPSLLLSGIKPIKLFSGGGKGGNNGLFRKGLVIFQFTFSIVMLMCTFIVFQQYYYLQNKDLGYKTDHVFTFTIPWNLSKNEGVLDNFKQKLAAESAISDFTFTNSQIVRIGNTHSGSLKWEGKDENYEPTVTQLSVDMAFKDFYGIKLASGRWFNGDSEGEKKNIIMNETAVKEFNIPKPVIGQAFEFHGKKGQIVGIVKDFHFQSPKQKITPLILFRGGYSGNVNVKSSTENYAKSLAIAEKTWNELIPNKPFEYSFLEDTYQKMHKSEEKQLLMFNLFGGVVLLISCFGLFGLATFATEVRIKEIGVRKVLGAGVLGILTLLNKEFMKLVGVAMLISFPIAWWLMNIWLTDYAYHIEIQWWFFAAVAAGVMGVTLLTVSYQTMKAAMANPVTSLKSD from the coding sequence ATGATCTTAAAAACTGCTTGGCGAGATTTAAAAAAAGGTAAAGTTTATTCCGCAATAACTATAGCGGGACTGGGAATTGCAATGGCTGCAGTGACGTTGATTTTTCTTTGGGTTCAAAACGAATATCGTTTTGACTCTTACCATAGCAAAGCGGATCGAATTTATCGCTTGAATACGCATTTGCAAATAGGAAGTAATGATACTTGGCATTGGCCTCATACTCCATTGTTGCTAGCAGAAAGCGTGGAAGCAAAAATTCCTGAAATTACAGACTTCACTAGAATGACCATGTCCTATGGAAATGAAGTTTTGAAATATAATAATGCCCTCATAAAGAATAAAAACTTGGTCTTTGTGGATCAAAACTGGTTGGAAGTTTTCGATTACAAGTTTTTAAAAGGCAATGTTGAAAGTTTTAAGGCTAATCCTTTTGGGATTGTGTTGACTGAGTCTCGTGCACAGGAGGTTTTTGGCTCTAGTGATCCAATTGGCAAAATCATTCAAATGGATGATAAAAACTTAGAAGTAGCTGGGGTTGTGGAGGATAATCCAAGTAATTCTAGTTTTCAATTCGAAGCCTTTGCTCCTATAGGGTCTCAATATCCGAATGAAGAACAAAAGAAAAATGATCGCGAACTGAATAATTTCAATTATCAGACTTTCCTTGTTGCCAGTAATCAAAGTATAAACGAATCAAAGGTTAGCGAAAAGATCACAACTTTATTTGCCGAAATGAGAGCAGATACAAGTAAAGATACCAGCTTGGAGCTTGCTCAGCTGAAAGGTATTCATTTTGACAATGTAGTTGTTTCAGAGGATTTGGTAAGTCCTGTGGATACTAAAAACCTAATGATTTTTGGCCTGATAGCTATTTTCATTCTCATGATTGCTTGTATCAATTATGTAAACCTCACTACAGCCAGAGCGAATCAGAAAAGCAAAGAAGTTGGAATCAAGAAGATCATTGGTGCATCTAGGACCCATTTGTTTTGGCAATTTATTGGCAGTTCGGCATTGATGAGTGTTATAGCTGCACTGCTTGCAGCACTTTTGATAGTTTTGCTTTTACCTTATCAGGAACTACTTTTTGCAACCAAATTTTCATTGGCCAATAATCCTTCTATTTGGTTAATTTTATTTGGAACAACCCTGACAGCCATTGTTTTATCTGGTATTTACCCTTCTTTATTATTATCGGGTATAAAACCTATAAAGCTTTTTAGCGGCGGAGGAAAGGGAGGCAACAATGGACTTTTTAGAAAAGGTCTTGTCATTTTCCAGTTTACATTCTCAATTGTAATGTTGATGTGTACATTCATCGTATTTCAGCAATATTATTATTTACAGAATAAGGACCTAGGATATAAAACTGATCACGTTTTCACGTTTACCATTCCTTGGAATTTGTCCAAAAACGAGGGAGTGTTGGATAATTTTAAACAAAAATTGGCTGCTGAGTCCGCAATAAGTGATTTTACATTTACCAATAGCCAAATTGTACGAATTGGCAATACACATAGTGGCAGCTTAAAATGGGAAGGGAAGGATGAAAACTATGAGCCCACGGTAACTCAATTATCTGTGGATATGGCTTTTAAAGATTTTTATGGAATTAAACTTGCTTCGGGAAGATGGTTCAATGGTGATAGTGAAGGTGAGAAAAAGAATATTATCATGAACGAAACGGCAGTGAAGGAATTCAATATCCCAAAGCCGGTCATTGGGCAAGCTTTTGAATTTCATGGTAAAAAAGGGCAGATAGTGGGAATAGTTAAAGACTTTCATTTTCAAAGTCCAAAACAAAAGATAACCCCTCTTATTTTGTTCAGAGGGGGATATTCAGGTAATGTAAACGTAAAGTCGAGCACCGAGAACTACGCAAAATCTCTTGCCATTGCAGAAAAGACTTGGAATGAACTGATTCCAAATAAGCCTTTTGAATACTCATTTTTAGAGGATACTTACCAAAAGATGCATAAAAGCGAGGAAAAGCAATTATTGATGTTCAACCTTTTTGGTGGAGTTGTTTTGCTTATTTCTTGTTTTGGTTTGTTTGGGTTGGCAACTTTTGCAACCGAAGTTAGGATAAAGGAAATAGGTGTAAGAAAAGTACTGGGTGCAGGAGTTTTAGGAATACTCACTTTGCTGAATAAAGAATTCATGAAATTAGTGGGCGTTGCCATGTTGATCTCCTTTCCTATTGCATGGTGGTTGATGAATATTTGGCTTACTGATTATGCCTATCATATTGAAATTCAATGGTGGTTTTTCGCTGCTGTTGCAGCTGGGGTTATGGGTGTTACTTTATTGACAGTAAGCTATCAAACCATGAAAGCGGCAATGGCAAATCCTGTTACTTCGCTTAAAAGCGACTAA
- a CDS encoding FtsX-like permease family protein, whose amino-acid sequence MLKNYIKIAFRNTLKNKSTFAINLAGLSTGIACVIMIFLWVNDELKVDKFHKNDQQLYQVMEVMDANGAISVNPDTQGLLAETIVKDLPEVEKATTFFSLVNEGYDFNLTTPDNKIVKAGAIFADKPFFEIFSYPLIEGNASQVFNDKESVVISQSLAKKMFGSTDVLGKTIDCKFFGMGVLAKVTGVMEDVPENSTMKFDFVLTKGTLFDMVPNFKEWSNEGTNTFLTLKSGTDIDAFNAKIKNFVHAYSKDTRFTLFVRPYSSAYLYGSYENGQQAGGRIAYVKLFFIIGLFILIIACINFINLSTATASKREKEIGIKKAVGSSRRSLIAQFLTESVITVFISLVIALVLVQILLPQFNNITGKSIIFQLSTNNILILLCGALITGIISGYYPAFYLSGINTIGILKGKVKTSFSELLARKGLVVFQFAVSLFLIVAVLAVYKQVQFIQNMNLGYDKENILYIERDGGLMENSEAFLNQIKALPEVLNASSIQGAIAQEGDNSNTSGLSWEGSEPNIDVVFSIKTVDYNLIETLNIDMAEGRSFSSDFGAEGDKLIFNETAIKAMGLQNPIGKKVNMWGEEKIIVGITKDFFANSVHEKIRPTLFRYSPERTSQVVIKIAPGKNAEAISKLNEIYAEFNPGYPFNYTFMDDNFQKLYTSERRVATLSKYFAGLAILISCLGLFGLAMFNAQQRAKEISVRKVLGASINTVVIMLSKDFIKLALVAVLIAFPLSWYGINSWLNKYAYKTDIDFSIYAISFFSIIAITILTVSYQAIKAALVNPVENLKD is encoded by the coding sequence ATGTTAAAAAACTACATCAAAATAGCCTTCAGAAATACCCTGAAAAATAAAAGCACCTTTGCTATCAATTTAGCAGGGCTTTCTACTGGTATTGCTTGTGTGATTATGATTTTCCTTTGGGTCAATGATGAACTCAAAGTGGATAAATTTCATAAAAATGACCAACAACTTTACCAGGTAATGGAAGTTATGGATGCAAATGGAGCAATCTCAGTAAATCCAGACACCCAAGGACTATTAGCCGAAACCATTGTAAAAGACCTGCCAGAAGTTGAAAAGGCAACCACTTTTTTCTCATTGGTGAATGAAGGGTACGACTTCAATCTCACTACTCCCGACAATAAGATTGTGAAAGCAGGAGCCATTTTTGCCGATAAACCATTCTTCGAAATCTTCAGCTATCCGCTAATTGAAGGGAATGCTTCTCAAGTATTTAATGATAAAGAGTCTGTAGTTATTTCTCAAAGCCTTGCAAAGAAAATGTTTGGTTCTACAGATGTGCTAGGCAAAACTATTGACTGCAAATTCTTCGGGATGGGTGTTTTGGCAAAAGTTACTGGTGTAATGGAAGATGTACCAGAAAATAGCACCATGAAATTCGATTTCGTGCTCACAAAAGGAACGCTTTTCGACATGGTACCCAACTTTAAGGAGTGGAGCAATGAAGGCACCAATACCTTCCTTACCCTAAAAAGTGGAACCGATATTGATGCTTTTAATGCTAAAATCAAAAACTTCGTGCATGCATATAGCAAGGACACACGGTTTACTCTTTTTGTAAGACCTTATTCTTCTGCGTATTTGTACGGGTCATATGAAAATGGCCAACAGGCAGGAGGCCGCATAGCCTATGTAAAGCTGTTCTTTATCATTGGTTTATTTATCCTAATTATCGCTTGCATCAACTTTATAAATCTTAGTACGGCAACCGCCTCCAAGAGAGAGAAAGAGATTGGGATCAAAAAAGCCGTTGGCTCCTCAAGAAGAAGCTTGATCGCTCAATTTCTTACTGAATCGGTAATTACCGTTTTTATTTCATTGGTCATCGCCCTTGTTTTGGTTCAAATTCTTCTACCTCAATTCAACAACATTACTGGAAAATCAATCATATTTCAATTGAGTACCAACAACATTTTAATTCTCCTTTGTGGAGCTTTGATCACTGGTATCATTTCAGGTTATTATCCAGCATTTTATCTATCAGGTATTAATACAATTGGTATTTTGAAGGGAAAAGTGAAAACTTCATTCAGCGAATTACTGGCTCGTAAAGGATTAGTTGTTTTTCAGTTTGCAGTATCGCTTTTCTTGATAGTTGCTGTTTTAGCTGTTTACAAGCAAGTACAGTTTATTCAAAACATGAACCTTGGTTACGATAAAGAAAACATACTTTATATAGAACGTGACGGAGGATTGATGGAGAATTCGGAGGCATTTTTAAATCAAATAAAAGCACTGCCCGAAGTGTTGAACGCCTCATCGATACAAGGTGCTATTGCCCAAGAAGGTGATAACTCAAACACATCTGGCTTAAGTTGGGAAGGCTCTGAGCCAAACATAGATGTAGTTTTTTCGATTAAAACAGTAGATTATAATCTCATAGAAACACTAAATATCGACATGGCCGAAGGTCGCAGTTTTTCAAGCGATTTTGGTGCAGAAGGCGACAAGCTCATTTTTAATGAAACAGCAATCAAAGCTATGGGCTTACAAAACCCAATTGGCAAAAAAGTAAATATGTGGGGCGAAGAAAAGATAATTGTAGGTATCACAAAAGACTTTTTCGCAAACTCAGTTCATGAGAAAATTCGACCTACATTATTTAGGTACTCGCCTGAAAGAACTTCGCAAGTTGTGATAAAGATTGCTCCTGGAAAGAATGCGGAGGCTATTTCTAAACTGAATGAAATATATGCCGAGTTTAACCCAGGCTATCCATTCAATTATACTTTTATGGATGATAATTTCCAAAAACTGTATACATCGGAACGTAGAGTAGCCACACTTTCCAAATACTTCGCAGGCCTAGCAATTCTGATTTCATGTTTGGGACTATTTGGGCTTGCGATGTTCAATGCTCAACAACGTGCTAAAGAAATAAGCGTGAGAAAAGTGCTTGGAGCTTCCATAAATACAGTGGTAATTATGCTTTCAAAAGACTTTATCAAACTCGCTCTCGTTGCTGTTCTTATAGCATTTCCGCTGAGCTGGTATGGAATCAATAGCTGGTTGAACAAGTACGCTTACAAGACTGATATAGACTTCTCTATTTATGCAATATCATTCTTCAGCATCATTGCCATCACTATACTGACGGTAAGTTATCAAGCAATAAAAGCTGCTTTGGTAAATCCAGTTGAGAATTTGAAGGACTGA
- a CDS encoding putative ABC transport system permease protein — protein sequence MLKNYIKIAWRNLIKFKLFSFINIVGLGIAIPFALLSLLQLQSSFEFDNWHEDRNRIFRIITDETSQGGSTKSFASSPYLLAKEMDQYPSIETTTHVVRDYGWELNNVLKNSNLNTIFVDTSFFQVFNFPLEIGQYPVEPNTLVISQEKAEWYFGDVSPIGKSLEHVTHGEFKIVGVLKPFKPKTQFKSDIMLSMATYESLHPSNDLIKEWGDLDSHTFIKLSQNAKADNLQSSLSLLGAKISKGFTAKDHKTLAFSLQAFKDISPAVKKLEFNPYVEDMQDIYFNFSIPLMILLLAGFNYTNLTLARSLSRSQEVGIRKVMGAKRSQLVFQFLAEAIIISLLALVLGLFILATMRQYIHVQWITWEVDNTYIVYFLFFCFAILLGSAAGIFPALILSKYDPAKILKGSIGPSTLGKFNFRQVLTVLQFVVTLVFVFQIGHMYNQFNYMAKENENFNRKGIYNLSLHEGLNRNLEKDLNELKEVSSIGYTSQTFGNLPAESAIKIEETDENIASFYYAVDHNFIENMKLEIIAGENIPNSLSDSASSFVVVNRNTLNRLNLGNPKDAIGQQLILNNNQKVQIYGVVEDFCNFNYQYEIQPIVLQYNPSMFRVASLQTNNVSIENDFEEDVAATWSGFYPFDKAVGSWFSRELYERYYPSEDMKVMAWACGVIFLIGIMGLIGILTYTSQKRVKEIGIRKVMGATITQIMALMSKSFVKLLLIAAVIALPLGWLVGYMITSFLFTFNNGINYLYMAVLAFSIIGIAICLVLATAYTSSIANPTESLSND from the coding sequence ATGTTAAAAAACTACATCAAAATTGCCTGGAGAAACCTGATTAAGTTCAAGTTATTCTCTTTTATAAATATTGTAGGCTTAGGAATCGCAATTCCTTTTGCATTACTTTCTTTGCTCCAGCTCCAAAGTTCTTTTGAGTTTGACAATTGGCATGAGGATAGAAACCGCATTTTCAGAATAATTACTGATGAAACCTCCCAAGGCGGGAGTACAAAATCGTTTGCTTCTTCACCATATTTATTGGCCAAAGAAATGGACCAATACCCTAGTATAGAGACCACTACTCATGTAGTACGTGATTACGGATGGGAGCTAAACAATGTACTAAAGAACAGTAATTTAAATACCATTTTCGTTGATACTAGCTTCTTTCAAGTCTTCAACTTTCCACTTGAAATAGGCCAATATCCTGTGGAGCCAAATACGCTCGTGATTAGTCAGGAAAAAGCTGAGTGGTACTTTGGAGATGTGAGTCCAATAGGAAAATCATTGGAGCATGTAACCCATGGAGAGTTTAAAATCGTTGGAGTTTTGAAGCCATTTAAACCAAAAACCCAATTCAAGTCAGATATCATGCTTTCGATGGCTACATATGAAAGCCTCCACCCTAGCAATGATTTGATTAAAGAATGGGGAGACTTGGATAGTCATACATTTATTAAACTTTCTCAAAACGCAAAGGCAGACAATCTTCAAAGCTCATTATCTCTTTTGGGAGCCAAAATAAGTAAAGGTTTTACAGCCAAAGATCACAAAACTCTGGCTTTTAGTCTTCAAGCATTTAAAGATATCTCACCTGCTGTAAAAAAGCTGGAGTTCAACCCTTATGTGGAGGATATGCAAGACATATATTTCAACTTCAGTATTCCTTTAATGATACTCTTGCTTGCCGGATTTAACTACACCAACCTCACTTTGGCAAGATCTCTCAGCCGCTCTCAGGAAGTAGGAATAAGAAAAGTTATGGGTGCAAAACGCTCCCAATTGGTATTTCAATTTCTTGCCGAGGCAATCATTATTTCACTTTTGGCACTTGTTTTAGGTCTTTTCATTCTTGCAACAATGCGTCAATATATTCATGTCCAATGGATCACTTGGGAAGTTGACAATACCTATATCGTATATTTCTTGTTCTTTTGTTTTGCCATATTGCTGGGTTCTGCAGCAGGAATTTTTCCCGCCCTAATCTTATCGAAATATGACCCAGCAAAAATACTAAAGGGTTCAATAGGCCCTTCTACTTTAGGCAAATTCAACTTTCGTCAAGTTCTCACCGTTTTACAATTTGTAGTTACCCTCGTTTTCGTTTTTCAAATCGGGCACATGTACAACCAGTTCAATTACATGGCGAAAGAAAACGAAAATTTCAATAGAAAAGGGATTTACAACTTGTCTTTGCATGAAGGGCTTAATCGCAACCTTGAAAAAGACTTGAATGAGTTAAAAGAGGTTTCTAGTATTGGTTATACTTCGCAAACCTTTGGCAATCTCCCAGCTGAATCGGCCATTAAAATAGAAGAAACAGACGAAAACATCGCTTCATTTTATTACGCAGTCGACCACAATTTCATTGAGAACATGAAATTGGAAATAATTGCAGGAGAAAATATCCCAAATAGCCTTTCAGACTCGGCAAGTAGCTTTGTTGTGGTGAATAGAAATACCTTAAACCGACTAAATCTAGGTAATCCAAAAGATGCTATTGGCCAGCAACTCATATTGAACAATAATCAAAAAGTCCAAATATATGGCGTGGTAGAAGACTTTTGCAATTTCAATTATCAATACGAAATACAACCAATTGTGTTACAATACAACCCGAGCATGTTTAGGGTGGCTAGTTTACAAACAAATAATGTTTCAATCGAAAATGATTTTGAAGAAGACGTAGCAGCAACTTGGTCTGGATTTTATCCTTTTGACAAGGCAGTGGGTTCATGGTTCAGTAGGGAACTATATGAGAGGTATTACCCATCAGAAGACATGAAAGTGATGGCTTGGGCATGTGGTGTTATTTTTCTAATTGGAATAATGGGACTCATAGGAATTCTGACTTATACAAGTCAAAAAAGAGTGAAGGAGATTGGAATTAGAAAAGTAATGGGAGCAACCATCACACAAATAATGGCTTTAATGTCAAAAAGCTTTGTTAAGCTGCTTCTTATTGCAGCGGTTATTGCTTTGCCATTGGGCTGGCTTGTGGGATACATGATTACCAGTTTTCTATTTACTTTCAATAATGGTATCAACTATTTATACATGGCAGTCCTTGCCTTTTCCATCATTGGAATCGCAATATGCCTTGTTTTAGCCACCGCTTACACTTCGTCCATTGCCAACCCAACAGAATCATTAAGTAATGACTAA